A stretch of bacterium DNA encodes these proteins:
- the murD gene encoding UDP-N-acetylmuramoyl-L-alanine--D-glutamate ligase: protein MEIKNRTFTIIGVGETGYDTALFLLKRGAKVFVSELRKDIETTKRMNTLASLGAIVEIGKHTEELIKKADFVIPSPGIPEDSIPLKFAKQHNIKVINEIEIAYTFSPSKKVIGVTGTDGKTTVVSLLGKLFKNAKLPSIVCGNIGNSFIGEVDNLSKDTFIILEISSFQLERIKTFKPFIGCLLNVGEDHLDRHLSFKNYLSAKERLFINQQQNDYAILNYNDFYSREAEKKTVGKVFFFSQKEEVLNGVYLKNKQIVYNVEGVEKNIFETEGIQLKGIGNIENIMAVILVGLICKIEPTIIQKTFEEFKSLPYRFEKFTEKRGVTYIDDSKSTNPHSLINALSCLEKDNRTVLIMGGQNKGTSFVKVSPLIKERVKLLVLLGEAKETIAEELKNTGIPYIFADTMEEAVKKGTEKAQKGDTVLLSPACASFDMYKNYKERGDAFKKEVKLLP from the coding sequence ATGGAGATAAAGAATAGAACCTTTACAATAATAGGTGTTGGAGAAACAGGTTATGATACGGCTCTATTTTTACTCAAAAGAGGAGCGAAAGTCTTTGTATCAGAGTTACGAAAAGATATAGAAACCACCAAAAGAATGAATACCCTTGCTTCGTTAGGGGCTATTGTAGAGATAGGAAAACATACAGAAGAACTTATTAAAAAAGCCGATTTTGTAATTCCAAGCCCTGGTATACCTGAAGATAGCATTCCTTTGAAGTTTGCAAAACAACATAATATAAAAGTAATTAATGAAATAGAGATAGCGTATACCTTCTCACCAAGTAAAAAAGTGATTGGGGTAACAGGGACAGATGGTAAAACCACTGTAGTTTCTTTACTTGGAAAACTTTTTAAAAATGCTAAATTACCTTCTATTGTATGCGGTAATATAGGCAATTCTTTTATTGGAGAAGTAGATAATTTAAGTAAAGATACATTTATTATTCTTGAAATAAGTAGTTTCCAACTTGAAAGAATCAAAACATTCAAACCATTTATTGGATGTCTTCTTAATGTTGGAGAGGACCATCTGGACAGGCATTTATCGTTTAAAAATTATCTTTCTGCTAAAGAAAGATTGTTTATAAATCAACAACAAAACGATTACGCTATATTAAATTATAATGATTTTTATAGTAGAGAAGCCGAAAAAAAAACCGTAGGAAAAGTCTTCTTTTTTAGTCAAAAAGAAGAAGTGTTAAACGGCGTTTATCTAAAAAATAAGCAGATTGTATATAATGTTGAAGGAGTAGAAAAAAACATTTTCGAAACAGAAGGGATACAACTTAAAGGTATCGGTAATATAGAAAACATTATGGCAGTTATACTTGTAGGACTTATATGCAAAATTGAACCTACAATTATACAAAAAACCTTTGAGGAATTTAAATCCTTGCCCTACAGGTTCGAAAAATTTACTGAGAAAAGAGGTGTTACTTACATTGATGACTCAAAATCTACCAACCCACACTCTTTAATCAATGCGTTAAGTTGCCTTGAAAAAGATAATAGAACAGTACTTATTATGGGTGGACAGAATAAAGGTACCTCTTTTGTTAAAGTTTCTCCACTAATAAAAGAACGAGTTAAACTATTGGTTTTACTTGGAGAAGCAAAAGAAACAATAGCAGAAGAATTGAAAAACACAGGAATCCCGTATATTTTTGCTGATACTATGGAAGAAGCTGTAAAAAAAGGGACAGAAAAAGCACAAAAAGGTGATACTGTTTTACTCTCACCAGCTTGTGCATCTTTTGATATGTATAAAAACTATAAGGAGCGTGGCGATGCTTTTAAAAAAGAGGTTAAGCTTTTACCATAA
- a CDS encoding UDP-N-acetylmuramoyl-L-alanyl-D-glutamate--2,6-diaminopimelate ligase, with product MKIKELIKSIEEKKNFNLTNVDIEGIAYDSRKVKKNFLFVAIKGNNSDGHLYIKDAIDRGAKIIVANKKSTILPSDVAEIIVQDTRDALHKLSAEFYGHPSKKLSVAGITGTNGKTTVSFIIKHILEHIGNKCGLIGTISYQIGERAINSTNTTPESLDIQQFLSDMLEAKCNWAIMEVSSHGIDQGRVSKTHFDTGIFTNIASHEHLDYHKTFKHYLSTKLKFFDKYLSESEKNNKAGIINIDDPYSKHLIKTLQKYSIPFVTFGKKKSDIQLKDYSIRRDGNYMTVEIEKKDVSFYTKIRGISNIYNTLTGIAFAKSRGIDISSVKEALSTLESVPGRFESVDAGQDFDVIVDYAHTHYALANLLSSVKVMKPSRILLVFGCGGDRDKTKRPLMGKIAVKMADIVFITSDNPRSENPESIIEDIEKGVPFYRRKYVSIPDRKEAIKAAVKAARKGDCIVIAGKGHETFQILKNTTIPFDDREEVKKAILNR from the coding sequence ATGAAAATCAAAGAACTCATAAAGAGTATTGAAGAAAAGAAGAATTTTAATCTTACCAATGTGGATATTGAAGGGATAGCGTACGATTCAAGAAAAGTTAAAAAGAATTTTCTTTTTGTTGCAATTAAAGGTAACAACTCTGACGGGCATCTGTACATAAAAGATGCTATTGATAGAGGAGCTAAAATTATTGTTGCAAATAAAAAGAGCACAATACTTCCTTCTGATGTTGCAGAAATTATTGTTCAAGACACAAGAGATGCGTTACACAAATTATCAGCAGAATTTTATGGGCACCCCTCAAAAAAACTGAGTGTTGCTGGAATTACTGGAACCAACGGTAAAACAACTGTTTCTTTTATAATTAAACACATACTGGAGCATATAGGAAATAAATGTGGACTTATTGGAACAATATCTTATCAGATCGGAGAAAGGGCTATCAATTCAACAAACACAACACCAGAATCTTTAGATATACAACAATTTTTATCAGATATGCTTGAAGCTAAATGTAACTGGGCAATTATGGAAGTATCTTCTCACGGTATAGACCAAGGAAGAGTTTCCAAAACCCATTTTGATACAGGAATTTTTACAAATATAGCCTCTCACGAACATTTGGATTACCACAAAACTTTTAAACATTATCTTAGTACAAAATTAAAGTTTTTTGATAAATATCTCTCTGAAAGCGAAAAAAATAATAAAGCTGGGATAATCAATATTGACGACCCTTATTCAAAACATTTAATAAAAACACTTCAAAAATATTCTATCCCATTTGTAACCTTCGGCAAAAAAAAATCCGATATACAACTTAAAGACTATTCCATTAGAAGAGATGGAAATTATATGACAGTTGAAATAGAGAAAAAGGATGTAAGTTTTTATACTAAAATAAGAGGAATATCTAATATTTACAATACGCTTACTGGTATAGCTTTTGCAAAATCGAGAGGTATAGACATATCATCTGTCAAAGAAGCTTTAAGTACACTCGAATCTGTGCCTGGTAGGTTTGAATCTGTTGATGCAGGTCAAGATTTTGATGTTATAGTTGACTATGCACATACCCATTATGCTTTGGCTAATCTTTTATCTTCAGTTAAGGTAATGAAACCATCACGTATACTCCTCGTTTTTGGTTGTGGAGGAGACAGAGATAAAACAAAACGTCCACTTATGGGTAAGATTGCTGTAAAAATGGCTGACATCGTTTTTATTACCTCAGACAACCCCCGCTCCGAAAACCCCGAATCAATAATTGAAGATATCGAGAAAGGGGTACCTTTTTACAGAAGAAAGTATGTATCTATTCCTGATAGAAAAGAAGCAATCAAAGCTGCTGTTAAAGCAGCGAGAAAAGGGGATTGTATCGTAATAGCTGGCAAAGGTCATGAAACATTTCAAATATTGAAAAATACCACAATCCCTTTTGATGATAGGGAAGAGGTAAAGAAAGCTATATTAAATCGTTGA
- the mraY gene encoding phospho-N-acetylmuramoyl-pentapeptide-transferase: MIYKILYYFTKYWFGFNVFRYVTVRAVLATLTSLFLTIIFGSRIIRSLKSFCHPNMLNFRQDSKEKTPTMGGLIMLGSLLISVLAWTELSNSYVLIFILLSIWLALLGFWDDFTKLKTHSHKGLRPLVKLAGQASIGLIVGVILYLNAGIDFNTSVYMPFFKKIVFHIGVYYILFVMFIIVATSNAVNLTDGMDGLAIGSVLIVALAYGIMSYLTGNIQFAEYLNIPYIKGVEEVTVFTGALIGSSLGFLWFNCFPASIFMGDTGALMLGGIIGMLAITVKQELSLVLVGGIFFIEALSVIIQVTSFKLTGKRVFLMTPIHHHFEIKGVPESKVIVRFWIIGIILALFTLITLKIR, encoded by the coding sequence ATGATATACAAAATTTTATATTATTTTACTAAGTATTGGTTTGGGTTTAATGTTTTTAGATATGTAACTGTAAGAGCTGTTCTTGCGACCCTAACTTCTCTATTTTTAACCATTATTTTTGGGTCACGAATAATAAGGTCGTTAAAATCTTTTTGCCATCCCAATATGCTTAATTTTCGGCAAGACAGTAAAGAAAAAACTCCTACTATGGGTGGGTTGATAATGTTGGGAAGCCTTCTTATTTCGGTACTGGCTTGGACAGAACTAAGCAATTCTTATGTCTTAATTTTTATACTTCTTTCTATATGGTTAGCTCTACTTGGATTCTGGGATGATTTTACAAAACTAAAGACTCACAGCCACAAAGGGTTGCGTCCTTTGGTAAAACTGGCAGGTCAAGCCTCAATAGGTCTTATTGTTGGGGTTATACTCTATTTAAATGCTGGAATAGATTTTAATACATCAGTTTATATGCCTTTCTTTAAAAAAATCGTTTTCCATATTGGTGTCTACTATATTCTCTTTGTTATGTTTATTATCGTGGCAACATCAAACGCTGTTAATCTTACAGATGGGATGGATGGGCTTGCCATTGGGTCTGTGCTTATTGTAGCTTTAGCTTATGGTATTATGTCGTATTTAACTGGTAATATTCAGTTTGCAGAATATTTGAATATTCCCTATATCAAAGGAGTAGAAGAAGTAACAGTTTTCACGGGAGCTTTAATAGGTTCTTCTCTCGGTTTTTTATGGTTCAACTGTTTTCCTGCTTCTATATTTATGGGAGATACAGGCGCTCTTATGTTAGGAGGAATTATAGGTATGTTAGCAATAACGGTCAAACAAGAACTATCACTTGTTCTGGTAGGAGGAATCTTCTTTATTGAAGCTTTATCCGTTATAATTCAGGTTACCTCTTTTAAACTTACTGGGAAAAGGGTATTCCTTATGACGCCTATCCACCATCATTTTGAAATTAAAGGAGTCCCTGAAAGTAAAGTAATCGTTCGGTTTTGGATAATAGGAATTATTCTTGCTCTTTTCACACTTATAACACTGAAAATACGTTAA
- a CDS encoding putative lipid II flippase FtsW codes for MLLKKRLSFYHKLFFTSAILIVLGSLFVFSSSSAYGISKSGDPSYYFNKHLLWLCLGLVCIALLRRVSNKKLESWSFRIFVVSLPILLSPKFFGDLRWIRLGPLSFQPAELVKLTFIIYLAGYFKKKLHQIDKKSTLVEPIIFFLIVAGILQLQKDIGTLAIIFCAFLLLMFLAGVNTKRIFTIILVSIIFFSGLVLMFPYRRARIISYLNPTADTADKGYQAQQSLIALRAGGIFGKKLGEGKRKLNFLPEPHKDYIYAVVGEEGGFVGTSVVLLLFGILIFSSLQLSSMSNDYFIKLLSTGIGGLFAFQFLLHAAVVLNLVPSKGTTLPFFSVGGSSFLINMLSLGIIFNIARQVLFDEPIFNFQDSYTERL; via the coding sequence ATGCTTTTAAAAAAGAGGTTAAGCTTTTACCATAAATTGTTTTTTACCAGTGCTATACTTATAGTACTAGGTAGTCTTTTCGTTTTCAGTTCAAGTTCTGCTTATGGAATTTCAAAAAGTGGTGACCCTTCTTACTATTTTAACAAACACCTTTTATGGCTTTGTCTTGGACTTGTATGCATTGCTCTTTTAAGGAGAGTCAGCAACAAAAAACTTGAAAGTTGGAGTTTTAGAATATTTGTTGTATCACTTCCTATACTACTTTCACCAAAATTTTTTGGGGATTTAAGATGGATACGATTAGGACCTTTAAGTTTTCAGCCAGCTGAACTTGTTAAACTTACATTCATTATATATTTAGCTGGTTATTTTAAAAAGAAGTTACATCAAATAGATAAAAAATCTACTCTTGTTGAGCCGATCATCTTTTTCCTTATTGTAGCGGGAATTTTACAATTACAGAAAGATATAGGTACCTTAGCTATTATTTTTTGTGCTTTTTTACTTCTTATGTTTCTTGCAGGAGTGAATACAAAAAGAATCTTTACTATTATACTGGTAAGCATAATCTTTTTTTCTGGGTTGGTTTTAATGTTTCCTTATAGGAGAGCAAGGATAATTTCTTACTTAAACCCTACTGCAGACACAGCTGATAAAGGGTATCAGGCACAACAATCTCTTATTGCCCTTAGAGCTGGCGGGATTTTTGGAAAAAAACTTGGCGAAGGTAAAAGAAAATTGAATTTTTTACCCGAACCTCATAAAGATTATATATATGCAGTTGTTGGCGAAGAAGGCGGTTTTGTAGGAACATCGGTAGTGCTACTTTTATTTGGAATTTTAATCTTTTCCAGTCTACAATTATCCAGTATGAGTAACGATTATTTTATTAAACTACTTTCTACTGGTATAGGAGGATTATTTGCTTTTCAGTTTCTGCTTCATGCAGCCGTTGTGTTAAATTTAGTACCTTCGAAAGGAACGACATTACCATTTTTTAGTGTCGGTGGCTCCTCTTTCCTTATTAATATGCTCTCTTTAGGTATCATCTTCAATATTGCACGTCAGGTGCTTTTTGACGAACCAATTTTCAATTTTCAAGACTCGTACACTGAACGCTTATAA
- the murF gene encoding UDP-N-acetylmuramoyl-tripeptide--D-alanyl-D-alanine ligase, with protein sequence MEQIKVQQVSEWCKGKVVDKHLLKKYCYGVSTDSRKIREGDLFVAIKGGKYDGNLFISDAIKKGATATITDNVQNRNKDNCIYVKNSIQALGDIARGYKNMFTPFTIGVTGSDGKTTTKELVKKVLSLGYKTVANEGNLNNTIGLPLSIFNIDKRDEMCVLEMGMNSKGEIDYLSKIARPDAAIITNVGTAHIGYLNSMLAIAEAKSEIIKNLVGEKLCLLNYDNKFYKFFEKQVEGLILSFGTKKGAHTRGIITEEGTNFFTFIIQGQKEEFKINFWNTTLIYPVLIAYTIAKKFNINNTQFKEIIDSMKPIEGRGLIKKVGNLTVIDESYNCNPNSLKHALDSFNRKDFKKKILIIGDMAELGKLSHILHRNIGLYIKNLKIERLITCGKTSRIISDVSGKRGKHFEDTDSLNQYLKTILTGEETILIKGSRAIGLEKTVKYLTG encoded by the coding sequence ATGGAACAGATAAAGGTGCAACAGGTAAGTGAGTGGTGTAAAGGAAAGGTTGTAGATAAACACCTACTAAAAAAATATTGTTATGGAGTGTCAACAGATTCAAGAAAAATAAGAGAAGGGGACCTGTTTGTTGCTATAAAAGGGGGAAAATATGATGGAAATCTGTTTATATCAGATGCAATAAAAAAAGGTGCTACAGCAACAATTACAGATAATGTTCAAAATAGAAATAAAGATAACTGTATATATGTTAAAAACTCAATTCAAGCCCTCGGTGATATAGCCAGAGGTTATAAAAATATGTTCACCCCTTTCACCATTGGGGTGACAGGAAGCGACGGGAAAACAACAACAAAAGAACTTGTAAAAAAAGTTTTATCTTTAGGTTATAAAACAGTAGCCAATGAAGGCAATCTCAACAACACAATAGGATTGCCTCTTTCTATTTTTAATATTGATAAAAGAGATGAGATGTGTGTTCTTGAGATGGGGATGAACAGCAAAGGAGAGATAGATTATCTTAGTAAAATTGCGCGACCAGATGCAGCAATCATTACAAATGTAGGAACAGCTCATATTGGATATTTAAACAGTATGTTAGCCATTGCAGAAGCAAAATCTGAAATAATAAAGAACCTTGTAGGAGAAAAACTTTGTCTTTTAAACTATGATAATAAGTTTTATAAGTTTTTTGAAAAGCAGGTTGAAGGGTTAATATTAAGTTTTGGCACAAAAAAAGGTGCTCATACAAGAGGCATTATTACGGAAGAGGGTACCAATTTTTTTACCTTTATAATCCAAGGACAGAAAGAAGAATTTAAAATCAATTTTTGGAACACAACTCTTATATATCCTGTACTTATTGCCTACACGATAGCCAAAAAGTTTAACATCAACAACACACAATTCAAAGAGATAATCGACTCTATGAAACCTATAGAAGGTAGAGGTCTTATAAAGAAAGTTGGTAATCTTACAGTTATAGATGAGTCTTACAATTGTAACCCTAACTCTTTAAAACACGCACTCGATTCGTTCAATAGGAAAGATTTTAAGAAAAAGATTTTAATTATAGGAGATATGGCAGAACTTGGGAAATTGTCTCATATACTTCATAGAAACATAGGATTATATATTAAAAACCTTAAGATTGAAAGATTGATTACTTGTGGCAAAACAAGCAGAATCATTTCCGATGTATCAGGAAAAAGAGGTAAACACTTTGAAGATACAGATTCATTAAATCAATACCTTAAAACCATATTAACAGGAGAGGAAACTATCCTAATAAAGGGGTCTCGAGCAATTGGATTGGAAAAAACAGTTAAATATCTAACAGGATGA